A single Acropora palmata chromosome 5, jaAcrPala1.3, whole genome shotgun sequence DNA region contains:
- the LOC141882187 gene encoding unconventional myosin-X-like, producing MESFHEVGSRVWLLEGKDWVPATVTEFKGGEITFRTEYDKTYNIAKDALNRQNVVRMHQTSIDGVDDMANLGDLHDAAILHNLHLRYKNDKIYTYIGSILCAVNPYYVIEGLYDKSVMEMYREKHIGELPPHVFAIANECYYSMWKKGESQCILISGESGAGKTESTKFILKYISDVSRGTGEMENALNVEDAILQSSPIMEAFGNAKTVYNNNSSRFGKFIQVAFNSKGRMDGGKIQDFLLEKNRVVRQNPGERNYHIFYALLAGASEEQKNELLLNAPEKYHYLKQSGCYGDPSINDVEDFNNVLNAMKVMSVADEEISDVLHVLSGVLQLGNVNFMSAGGAQVTEKGILENVANLLRLDIYQLIDALTQKSMVLRGEEILSPLSVEQALDSRDSMAMNLYACTFKWLISKINQRIQGSQSYSSIGVLDIFGFENFDVNRFEQFNINYANEKLQQYFNKHIFSLEQLEYNREGLDWTDIDWMDNGECLDLIEKKLGVLALIDEESNFPKGTDESMLEKLHSSQEGNSFYIKPRVANTKFGIKHYAGEVFYSTKGFLEKNRDAFRDEILNVLMESRSDFIYDIVEPMKPSVPAAGTKKISRKRPTVSSQFKTSLASLMTTLGQSHPYFVRCVKPNEKKLPQSFSPGVVLSQLRYSGMLETVRIRRAGFPVRRTYEDFLFRYKVLLRGKAASGDKSDCTLILQEFDPEKQSFKLGKTKVFMKDNLEYRVERERNAQLEAVAMMIKRRIMGYLQRKKYLKIRDDVIKIQKNYKAHFYHKKYIEMRLAAVVIQKFERGRTARALLRRMLEEKRIEEERIRKEKEEEERRKEEERQREMERLEQERKIQELEELRRKAEEEARIRKEEEEERLRKEEEQRQAVLEKARAIEEARRLEEEAKRKAEEEARRKEEEEKRLREEEEARKKAEEEERLRKEEEAEAAAQIAELDRQLKLEDSDEEEEDTEEAWDRPPSLYDTQDLPLREGYLMMRGGLLSLWKKHWCVLRDDTFMWFRGKQDALKCGWLMKKGGGTTTLSRRNWKRRWFVLKDNILTYHETDVEGAKSLGTIDIKNAIRIIDDGVKENGFSIITENRTYHVIAENTYDWNHWFNILNRVHRATDEELKGMREESANVKHAAGTIDVAMIESCTPGGVANKLNSFTLITANRVMNFIADTPEEVNSWVEAIQTSKEHEIDEGFFDVIEKGWLIKEGANDDSRRKRWCVLTGNSLDYYKSYVKNSPKFGSITLNSLCSVVPPEEREPGDWTFIVNGRKRSYVLHAKLQEEATRWANAIQEVIDTKPPVETPFEKLVGDLKNLTSESEVDQIYRTNPVLKYSKIPLKAPLLPLPYGQSQSSRAKGKGYGTFHEEAVRVFSSLLEQESIADPIPVIQGILQTCQDLKPLRDEVFCQLVRQTTNAPTPDSIGNLRNMQVLVCMCCTFIPTRKYLRYLRFHLKRNRDKHQNTEMAKFAAFAVECIKRTRPREFPPSREEIISLLGRRELSATVHCYGGGSCKITLTSATTAGEVVDKLCKGLNIPQKCNIFSLFETCGTIEKNIEDRTVLADVLSKFEKYKALGLTEAGSTWKLFFKIFCFLQPELVELDSIEYGFLYEQACDSIILGKYPAPDATLHLLAALRLQFNEGDYKPGDWVSDLNSVYPPAKLKQKVKNENSSGPRERHFSIKGTIRKAVSPFRSAGGVENDEVTTKKATEEELSFIKSSICEQWKKLPGMDQEQAQKQYMEILRSWPGYGSTLFDVETKDPGFPPELWLGVSFKGVALYKRGDVRPQCQFGYENILSFGAPSANVYKIIVDGRDPMLFETSQVIEVAKLMKAYINQIVKLRRASYLSQTSSEASDSYM from the exons ATGGAGTCGTTCCATGAAGTG GGATCTCGAGTGTGGTTACTCGAGGGAAAAGATTGGGTTCCCGCTACAGTTACCGAATTCAAAGGTGGGGAAATAACTTTTCGAACTGAGTATGACAAG ACCTATAATATTGCCAAAGATGCACTCAACAGACAGAATGTTGTGCGCATGCATCAAACAAGCATTGATGGTGTGGACGATATGGCCAACTTAGGCGACCTCCATGATGCAGCAATTCTACACAATCTTCATCTGCGAtacaaaaatgacaagataTAT ACCTACATTGGTTCAATTTTATGTGCAGTGAATCCGTATTACGTTATTGAAGGACTGTATGACAAATCAGTGATGGAAATGTACAGAGAAAAGCACATTGGCGAGCTTCCTCCTCATGTGTTTGCCATTGCAAATGAGTGCTACTATTCAATGTGGAAGAAAGGAGAAAGCCAGTGTATACTCATAAG TGGAGAATCAGGTGCAGGGAAAACAGAGTCTACaaagtttattttgaaatacatATCAGATGTCAGTCGTGGAACAGGGGAAATGGAAAATGCATTGAACGTAGAGGATGCTATTCTTCAGAGCAG TCCCATCATGGAAGCCTTTGGTAATGCAAAGACAGTTTATAACAACAATTCCAGCAGATTTGGGAAGTTTATCCAGGTTGCATTTAACTCAAAAGGGCGAATGGATGGTGGAAAAATCCAAGATT TCCTCCTTGAGAAG AATCGAGTGGTGAGGCAAAACCCTGGAGAAAGAAACTATCACATCTTTTACGCTCTTTTGGCTGGTGCATCTGAAGAGCAAAAAA ATGAGCTGCTCCTCAATGCCCCAGAAAAGTATCACTACCTTAAACAAAGTGGTTGCTATGGTGATCCATCAATCAACGATGTAGAGGATTTCAACAATGTTTTG aaTGCCATGAAAGTGATGAGTGTAGCTGATGAAGAAATTTCAGATGTTCTTCACGTGCTCTCTGGTGTCCTCCAACTCGGCAATGTGAATTTCATGTCTGCTGGGGGTGCCCAAGTTACAGAGAAAGGCA TTTTGGAAAATGTTGCAAATCTTCTGCGTCTTGATATTTATCAACTGATTGATGCTTTGACCCAGAAATCAATGGTTCTTCGAGGAGAAGAAATACTGTCCCCTTTGTCTGTGGAACAG GCATTAGACTCCAGAGACTCCATGGCCATGAACCTTTATGCTTGTACATTTAAATGGCTGATCAGCAAAATTAATCAAAGAATCCAAGGCAGTCAGAGTTATTCATCCATTGGCGTACTTGAtatttttggatttgaaaacTTTGAT GTCAACAGGTTTGAACAGTTCAACATCAATTACGCCAACGAGAAACTTCAACAGTATTTCAACAAGCACATCTTTTCATTGGAGCAACTTGAATACAACAG AGAGGGCTTAGACTGGACTGATATTGACTGGATGGATAATGGAGAGTGTTTGGATCTCATTGAAAAA AAACTTGGTGTACTGGCTCTCATTGACGAGGAAAGCAATTTTCCAAAAGGAACGGATGAGTCCATGTTAGAAAAGCTGCATTCAAGTCAAGAG GGTAACTCTTTTTACATCAAACCGCGGGTTGCGAATACAAAATTTGGAATCAAGCACTACGCTGGAGAG GTATTTTACAGTACTAAAGGTTTCCTTGAGAAAAACAG AGATGCTTTTCGAGACGAGATTCTGAACGTCCTTATGGAAAGCAG ATCGGACTTTATTTATGACATTGTCGAGCCAATGAAACCATCAGTGCCTGCCGCCGGGACTAAGAAAATCTCAAGAAAAAGGCCTACTGTCAGCTCACAGTTCAAG ACATCTTTGGCGTCTCTAATGACCACATTGGGTCAATCTCATCCTTACTTTGTACGCTGTGTAAAACCCAATGAAAAGAAG CTCCCTCAGTCCTTCAGCCCTGGAGTGGTCCTAAGTCAGTTGCGCTACTCAGGAATGCTGGAGACTGTGAGGATCAGGCGAGCTGGTTTCCCAGTCAGGCGAACTTACGAGGATTTTCTGTTCAG GTACAAGGTTCTCCTTCGTGGAAAGGCTGCATCAGGAGACAAAAGCGATTGTACGTTGATCCTTCAAGAATTTGACCCAGAAAAACAGTCATTTAAACTTGGAAAGACTAAg GTTTTCATGAAAGACAACTTAGAGTACAGAGTGGAGCGTGAAAGAAACGCCCAACTCGAAGCTGTTGCCATGATGATCAAGCGGAGGATCATGGGATACCTTCAGAGAAAGAAGTACTTGAAGATTCGAGATGACGTCATTAAGATACAGAAAAACTACAAG gcGCATTTCTATCACAAGAAGTACATTGAGATGCGATTAGCAGCTGTGGTCATACAGAAG TTTGAAAGAGGACGGACTGCACGAGCACTACTCAGACGAATGCTGGAAGAAAAGAGAATTGAAGAAGAACGAATcaggaaagaaaaggaagaagaagaaagacgAAAAGAGGAGGAGAGGCAAAG AGAAATGGAGAGACTCGAGCAGGAGAGAAAGATCCAAGAGCTTGAAGAGTTGCGAAGAAAG GCCGAGGAAGAAGCACGCATAaggaaagaagaagaggaggaaAGATTAAGGAAAGAAGAGGAACAGCGTCAAGCAGTGCTGGAAAAGGCTCGAGCCATTGAAGAGGCCAGGAGACTGGAAGAAGAAGCCAAAAGGAAGGCGGAGGAGGAAGCACGCAGAAAG gaagaggaagagaaaaGGCTCAGagaggaagaagaagcaaG AAAGAAAGCAGAGGAAGAGGAGAGATTGCGCAAAGAAGAGGAGGCTGAAGCAGCAGCCCAGATTGCGGAATTAGACAGGCAGCTGAAG CTGGAAGACAGTgatgaagaagaggaagatACCGAGGAGGCCTGGGACAGACCGCCCAGTTTGTATGATACACAGGATCTGCCCCTCAGGGAAGGATACCTCATGATGAGAG gtGGTTTGTTGAGTTTGTGGAAGAAACACTGGTGTGTATTGCGCGATGACACCTTTATGTGGTTCAGAGGAAAACAG GATGCTCTCAAATGTGGTTGGTTGATGAAAAAAGGTGGCGGGACAACAACTCTTTCTAG ACGTAACTGGAAGCGTCGGTGGTTTGTACTAAAAGACAATATTCTAACGTACCATGAGACAGATGTGGAGGGAGCAAAATCGCTGGGAACCATTGACATTAAAAATGCAAT ACGCATAATTGACGATGGTGTAAAAGAGAATGGCTTCAGCATTATTACTGAAAACAGGACATATCATGTTATTGCAGAGAACACGTATGACTGGAA tcACTGGTTCAACATTCTAAACCGTGTGCACAGAGCAACTGACGAAGAATTAAAAGGAATGCGAGAAGAGTCAGCGAATGTCAAGCATGCGGCG GGCACGATCGATGTCGCTATGATTGAGTCATGTACACCTGGAGGAGTTGCCAACAA gcTCAATTCCTTCACTCTTATTACGGCCAATCGTGTGATGAATTTCATTGCGGATACTCCGGAAGAGGTTAATTCTTGGGTGGAAG CAATACAGACAAGcaaagaacatgaaattgatGAAGGCTTTTTTGACGTTATTGAAAAGGGTTGGCTGATCAAAGAAGGAGCAAATGACGATTCCAGAAGGAAAAG ATGGTGTGTCTTAACTGGAAATTCATTGGATTACTACAAATCATACGTGAAGAACAGCCCTAAATTTGGCTCCATTACTCTGAACAGTCTGTGTTCCGTTGTGCCGCCAGAGGAACGAGAGCCTG GTGATTGGACATTTATTGTGAATGGTAGAAAACGATCCTATGTACTGCACGCAAAACTTCAAGAAGAAGCGACTCGTTGGGCAAACGCCATTCAAGAG GTTATTGATACAAAGCCACCAGTGGAGACACCTTTTGAGAAATTGGTGGGCGACTTAAAG aaTTTAACGTCTGAGAGCGAAGTGGATCAGATTTATCGCACCAATCCGGTGCTAAAGTATTCGAAGATACCGCTGAAAGCGCCTCTGCTACCCCTCCCTTATGGACAATCACAGTCGTCTC GTGCAAAGGGAAAAGGTTATGGTACCTTTCACGAAGAAGCTGTTCGCGTGTTCAGCTCTTTGTTGGAGCAAGAATCGATTGCTGACCCCATTCCTGTCATTCAG gGTATCCTTCAAACTTGCCAGGATTTGAAACCGTTACGAGACGAG GTCTTCTGCCAACTTGTAAGACAAACTACAAACGCTCCAACGCCTGATTCCATTGGCAACTTACGAAACATGCAG GTGCTCGTTTGCATGTGCTGTACGTTTATTCCAACCCGAAAATACTTACGTTACTTGCGATTTCACTTGAAGAG GAACAGAGACAAACATCAGAACACTGAAATGGCAAAGTTTGCAGCCTTTGCTGTTGAGTGTATCAAGAGAACAAGGCCCAG AGAGTTCCCACCATCAAGAGAGGAAATAATCTCACTTTTG ggTCGCCGTGAGCTTTCAGCAACGGTGCACTGTTATGGAGGCGGATCATGCAAGATTACTCTCACATCCGCCACCACTGCAGGAGAG GTTGTCGACAAACTTTGCAAGGGACTGAATATACCGCAGAAGTGCAACATATTCAGCTTGTTTGAAACGTGTGGCACAATTGAGAAAAACATCGAAGATAGAACTGTTCTCGCAGATGTGTTGTCCaaatttgaaaa GTACAAAGCGCTTGGTCTAACTGAAGCTGGCTCTACCTGGAagcttttcttcaaaatattctgttttcttcaaccAGAGCTTGTAGAATTAGACAGTATTGAATATGGATTTCTCTATGAACAG GCCTGTGATTCAATTATCCTTGGCAAGTACCCTGCCCCAGACGCGACTTTGCATTTGTTGGCCGCGCTTCGACTTCAGTTCAATGAAGGAGATTATAAACCAGGAGACTGGGT ATCCGACTTAAATTCTGTTTACCCGCCGGCAAAACTGAAACAGAAAGTAAAAAATGAGAACAGTTCTGGCCCCAGAGAACGCCACTTCAGCATCAAG ggCACCATAAGAAAGGCAGTATCACCCTTCCGATCAG CTGGTGGAGTAGAAAATGACGAAGTGACAACCAAGAAAGCTACCGAGGAGGAACTGTCGTTTATCAAGAGTTCCATCTGTGAACAGTGGAAGAAACTTCCG GGTATGGATCAAGAACAAGCCCAAAAACAGTACATGGAGATTTTACGAAGCTGGCCTGGCTATGGATCCACACTTTTTGACGTCGAG ACCAAAGATCCTGGATTTCCTCCAGAACTGTGGTTGGGTGTAAGTTTTAAAGGCGTGGCTCTGTACAAAAGAGGAGACGTCAGACCACAGTGTCAATTTGGATACGAGAA CATATTGTCGTTTGGAGCCCCGTCTGCTAATGTTTACAAGATAATCGTAGATGGTAGAGATCCGATGCTATTCGAAACTTCACAG GTAATCGAAGTCGCCAAACTGATGAAAGCCTACATAAATCAAATTGTGAAACTTCGGCGGGCAAGCTACCTCAGTCAAACTTCCTCGGAGGCATCGGACTCCTATATGTAG
- the LOC141882213 gene encoding uncharacterized protein LOC141882213, whose protein sequence is MVDVLRRNGWRCLVLITVSVVYLSSCCATMTGGKLQLKNPYKYKEITDGMTVILERMKVNEGRAYKVVCNTLKASSQVVQGTLYRVAMKVAPEGNDPAACIGGMTGKDERFVCFTIWSRPWLLDANSQFIVEEKPNISETKDCFNV, encoded by the coding sequence ATGGTGGATGTATTACGGAGAAACGGTTGGCGATGTCTTGTACTGATAACTGTCAGTGTAGTTTATCTCTCGAGTTGCTGTGCAACGATGACTGGAGGTAAATTACAACTGAAAAATCCATACAAATATAAGGAGATCACTGATGGGATGACAGTAATTTTAGAGAGAATGAAAGTCAACGAAGGGCGAGCTTACAAAGTCGTATGTAACACGTTGAAAGCGTCCAGTCAAGTTGTTCAAGGGACTCTGTATCGTGTGGCAATGAAAGTGGCTCCGGAGGGAAACGATCCTGCTGCTTGTATTGGAGGAATGACTGGGAAGGATGAgagatttgtttgtttcacaaTATGGTCACGACCTTGGTTGCTGGATGCAAACTCACAGTTTATCGTGGAAGAGAAACCAAACATTTCTGAGACCAAGGATTGTTTCAACGTTTAA